Proteins from a genomic interval of Mycolicibacterium madagascariense:
- a CDS encoding nitroreductase family protein, translating into MEVDELLTTTRSARKTLDLDAAVDVDDIRTCLRIGMQAPSGSNHQAWRWVVVSDVEIRREPAELYRRHHDRLQGRRLAGHDAASSPDDRVGSSAGWLARHLARVPLLVIPCYETVPLVAEGHDAFTQATLYGSIFPAVWNFQLALRSRGYGSCITTIHLLDEPAVRSLLDIPDTVTQGCLLPVARLRSRRPARPGPRRPLSEVVSVDSWRGPPL; encoded by the coding sequence ATGGAGGTCGACGAGCTGCTGACCACCACCAGGTCGGCTCGCAAGACGCTCGATCTCGACGCGGCCGTCGACGTCGACGACATCCGAACTTGCTTGCGTATCGGCATGCAAGCGCCCAGCGGGTCCAACCATCAGGCATGGCGGTGGGTCGTCGTCTCCGACGTGGAGATCCGCCGCGAACCGGCGGAGTTGTACCGCCGCCACCATGATCGCCTGCAGGGTCGACGACTTGCTGGGCATGACGCGGCCAGCTCACCCGATGACCGCGTTGGTTCCTCGGCGGGCTGGTTGGCCAGACACCTCGCCCGCGTGCCGTTGCTCGTGATCCCCTGCTACGAGACCGTGCCGCTCGTCGCGGAGGGTCACGACGCGTTCACTCAGGCGACGTTGTATGGGTCGATCTTCCCGGCGGTGTGGAACTTTCAGCTTGCACTGCGCAGCCGCGGCTACGGAAGTTGCATCACCACGATCCACCTGCTCGACGAGCCAGCCGTACGGTCGCTGCTCGACATCCCGGACACCGTCACCCAGGGATGTCTGCTCCCGGTGGCGCGACTGCGGTCACGACGACCAGCACGACCTGGTCCGCGCCGGCCTCTGTCGGAGGTCGTGTCCGTCGATTCCTGGCGCGGACCGCCGCTGTAG